CCCAAGCAGATTGAAACAGTAGATTGTAGATCTTTCGGCGGTTCCCCAGTGCCAACGCTGAGAGTTCTTCAGGCAGCGTAAAGACCACTTGAAAATAGGTCACACCGGGAACCAGCAACTCGCACGTCGAATCGAGCCAATCAGCCCGCCTCGCACCACTACACTGCGGACAATGACGATCTTTCGAAGGGTGAAGGGTGAAGGGTGAAACGCCAGTCAAGATGCACTGTTTCACTCTTCAAACTTCACTCTTCAAACTTCGTTGGTGCTTTGCACTTGGGGGACCGCCGCAGCGGCGTGTCTCTTGACATACTGTGGTGCGTACCGCTTGAGCAGCGAAGCAACCGTCACATCTTTCGTCACTTCTGGCGTCTGCCCGAGCTTCTCCCGCCCTGCGGTGACAAAACTGGTAGTCGCCGCAGCGGGCGGACTTGCAAGGACACTCATAGCGATCCCGTTTACAAAGAGTCGAGGAGTCACCGCATCGGCCATCTTCGGCTAACGCGATCAAAACAACCAAGACTACTTGGGTAAACGAACGCACTTGCTCACTTTAGTGAGTTATCCGGGCAACGAATTTGTATATCCGAACACTTGCCGCCATTACGACCGTAACGAAGGGACCAGCGTCCATCAGAGGAAGAGACTCCGAGAGAGGGAAGTCAAAAGAGGTCCAACCAAAAAGTGTCACCGCTGACAAGTCAGAATAGCGTCACAACCGCCAACCAAGATGCACGGTCACTTAAAGCACGCCATCGCTCTGCGGTGACCGAGCAACCATCGATCACAACGATCACGAGTTGATTAAGTTCAACGCCGACGATAACCGCGTCGGCCAGAGTAACGCTGACCACAGTGTAAACGCTCGTGGCCGACTACGGTTGATCGGACGGTTATCCGTCCGCATGGGTTACAGAGGCCGAATCTAGCACTAGGTCACGAAGGTACTCGGGAGCGAAATCCGCACCGTTGGGCCATTCCAGCGTTGGACCAGAAAGGTCGAAATTGGCGAAGTATTCCACATTCCGAAGCGGCTCGAAGATTGGTCCGTCCAAGTTTGTCGCTAAATCAATATCACCAGCGGTGCCGTCGTTGAAGCACAGATGAAGACGATGTCCGCCAAGGTGCGAAGCAAACGTTACGTGTAGCATAGGTCACTCCAAAGGTTCGATTCTCTCAAGCGGCAATTCGTTTCGAGCGAGATTCCAATTTTCACGAAGTTCGTCGACATGTTCAGAATGCCATTCAAGAACCGCAGAAAGTGCTCGTCGTGGAAACCGTCCTTCAACGATACCAGTATTGATCTCCACGGTAATTTCATAGTCACTGTAAGAAGCATGGAAATGTGGCGGTGCATGGTCGCGATAATACATCCGGACGATGACACCAAGAAAACGTGAAATCTCAGGCATTCGTAAAGTATAGCACGGATAAAGAATCCATGAAGTCCGTGGTTTGAGGCGAGTCGGCTGGAGAATCCTGCTGACCAGGCCGTGATCTCGATCTCTCGATCGGTCACAATGAAACGCTTCTTACTTCGTTCACACCTCAAACCAC
Above is a genomic segment from Novipirellula aureliae containing:
- a CDS encoding DUF2442 domain-containing protein; translated protein: MLHVTFASHLGGHRLHLCFNDGTAGDIDLATNLDGPIFEPLRNVEYFANFDLSGPTLEWPNGADFAPEYLRDLVLDSASVTHADG
- a CDS encoding DUF4160 domain-containing protein, which gives rise to MPEISRFLGVIVRMYYRDHAPPHFHASYSDYEITVEINTGIVEGRFPRRALSAVLEWHSEHVDELRENWNLARNELPLERIEPLE